The following DNA comes from Janthinobacterium sp. TB1-E2.
GTAAGTAGCGTATAAGCAGATGAGAAGGAGCGATGGATGGCGCAAATGGGACGGCCGCGCACGTTCGACCGGCAGGCAGCGGTGGAACAGGCCATGTTTTTATTCTGGCAACAGGGGTATGAATCGACGTCCTTGAGCCAGCTCAAGGCGAGCCTGGGCGGCGGCATTTCCGCGCCCAGCTTTTATGCGGCGTTCGGTTCGAAGGAAGCGCTGTTCCGCGAGGCGGCGCAATGCTATCTGGACACGTTTGCCCGCGTGACGGAATGCCTGTGGGACGATAGCCTGGCGCCGCGCGCGGCCATTGAGCAGGCCTTGCGCCAGTCGGCCAGCATGCAGTCCGAGCCGGGCCACCCGCCCGGCTGCATGGTGGCGCTCGGCTGCATGAGCGCGCCGACGGCCGAGCATGCGGCCGTGGCTGCACCGCTGACGGCTTCGCGCGCCCGCACGCGCGCCGGCTTCGTGCACTGCGTCAAGCGGGGCATGGCCAGCGGCGAATTGCCAGCAGATATGGATGCAGTGGCGCTGGCGTCCGTCTTCGACAGCTTTTTATCGGGCGTGGCGATCCAGGCCCGCGATGGCGTTGGCTACGCCGTGTTTGACTCTGCCATTACGCAGGTGATGCGCGTGTGGGATGTCAGCCGCTTGACCGCCTAGGCTGTAAAGCGAAACTCCAGCACATCGTCGCCATACTTGTCCGTTTCGCCCGTCGCCGTCCAGCCCAGGTAGCGGTAAAAGCCGAAGGAGCGCGAGGCGGGATCGCTGGAGCAGCCGAGGAACAGCCGCTGATGGCCTTGGGCCCGCAGTTCCGCCATTACCAGTTCCAGCAAGGTCTTGCCGATGCCTAAGCCTTCGAATGCGGGCGAGCTGTTTGGCGAAGGCTGGAATGACTGGGGGGCTGGCGGCGGCTGACAAGGAAAATGGCGCGGACAAGAGGACGCCATGAGCCGATGGTGGCCAGGCGGCAAACTGCTTGTCGGCGGCTGAAACCGTCCACTCTTCGCTTTCCTCCGCGAAGCACGATAATCGGCGCATCGCCTGTGCGCCACGCTCATTACCTATTGAACACGCCAAGACCGGGCTAAGTGCCTGGGTGAACCATCGGCATCCCCC
Coding sequences within:
- a CDS encoding TetR/AcrR family transcriptional regulator; amino-acid sequence: MAQMGRPRTFDRQAAVEQAMFLFWQQGYESTSLSQLKASLGGGISAPSFYAAFGSKEALFREAAQCYLDTFARVTECLWDDSLAPRAAIEQALRQSASMQSEPGHPPGCMVALGCMSAPTAEHAAVAAPLTASRARTRAGFVHCVKRGMASGELPADMDAVALASVFDSFLSGVAIQARDGVGYAVFDSAITQVMRVWDVSRLTA
- a CDS encoding GNAT family N-acetyltransferase gives rise to the protein MSVAHRRCADYRASRRKAKSGRFQPPTSSLPPGHHRLMASSCPRHFPCQPPPAPQSFQPSPNSSPAFEGLGIGKTLLELVMAELRAQGHQRLFLGCSSDPASRSFGFYRYLGWTATGETDKYGDDVLEFRFTA